The DNA sequence AGTTTTTTTATCGCAAAAGGAGCCTGGCTAGAGGCTGTGAAAATCACCTCGCCATCTCCACGGATTTCAGCTGTGGCACAGCGGGTCTCCATGGCCGCATGGTCAGAGGGCGGGAAGGAGATTGAAAACTTTGCCTCCACTTCGCTCTCCCTGAAGCCCTGCTCAATATTTCCTTTGCGGATTTTGTCCATGGTGGCGATATTGGTGCCTGGCACCGGATAGACCCGCTCCCTTTTCTCATAGCTTCCTAGGTTCTCATGGACGAGCGGGGCATCGCTTCTAAGGGCTTCCCTTGGTGAGTGGACGGCAGGAAGCGGCCTGTACTCAGCCTTGATCGCGTCCACCCCCTTTTTTGCGTTAAGCGGTGTATCTGCCACAACGACCGCTACAGGCTCCCCATGGTATCTCACCCTTTTATAGGCGATCGGCGGCCTGTCTTTGATTTCTTCCCCGGCAAGCGGAAAGGGTTCATCGCCTAATACTGCTTTTACACCAGGGATCTTCTTTGCATCCGAGAAGTCGATGGAGACGATATCGGCATGGGCATGCGGACTGATGAGCATCTTGGCATGCAGCGTCCCTGTCTGCTGATAATCATTGGTATACTTCGCTTTGCCTGTCACTTTATCATAGGCTTCCTTGCGTATGACACTTTTTCCGATATAGTCCAACTCACTCCCCCCTCAGCTCTTTCAGTACTTCGTAATCCTCCGGTGTGTCGACATCATAGAAAAGCAGCGGCTTTTGGAAATCGATGATTTTCCCCTGCTGAAAAAGTTCCCCCCGGATGATGGACCGTGCCCCCTGATCTCCTTTTAGTGCTTGCAGAAGAGGAAAACAGGCGCTGGAAAAGAGGACGGGCGGCATCGGGACCTTCTGGCTTGCGGGGGCGACAAACAGGCACTCTTCTTCCTTATAGCAATCTATTAATCTGTTAATCTGTTCAGCTCCAACCAAAGGCTGGTCTGCGAGAAGAATGACTGCCGCATCTGCTTTGCTGCGTACAGCCTCCCGGATGCCGCATGAGATTGAATGGCCCTGGCCCCTGGCCGCTTCCCTGCAGACCACGCGGCTCCATTTGTGTGAGTAGGGCAGTTTTAAAAAAGAAGGCTGCAGCCATTTTAATAAATCTTCCTTTTCAGTGACAATCACAATATGATCCAGCCTGGAAACCAGTGCTTCCCCCAGGGCGGCTGAACCGAGCGGCATACCATGGTAAGGGAGGAAACGCTTATCCTTCCCCATCCGCCTGCTCCTGCCGGCAGCGAGATAGATGCCGGCGATTTTCATGGACGGCCCCTCAATTTCCGGATCATTTCGCCGACAATGCTGACAGCGATCTCCTCGGGGCCCTTCGCTCCGATCGGGAGGCCGGCAGGAGAATGGACTGCCTCCGGGGCAGTTCGGCCGCCCAGGAGGCGTTCTGTCCTTCTGGCAGGACCCAGCACGCCTATGTAGGACAGGGGGGCATCCTTCATGCGCGCCAGAATCATCCGGTCCTTCTCGAATTGGTGGGTCATAATGACAGCAAAGTCCCTTTTTGAAAAAATGATTTTATCCAGCACTTCTTCTGCTTTTCCAACAATCCATCCGGCAGCTTCAGGGAAATGTTCAGGAGAGCATAGAGCAGGCCGCCAATCAACTATTAAAACCTTGAA is a window from the Bacillus infantis NRRL B-14911 genome containing:
- a CDS encoding NTP transferase domain-containing protein, with product MKIAGIYLAAGRSRRMGKDKRFLPYHGMPLGSAALGEALVSRLDHIVIVTEKEDLLKWLQPSFLKLPYSHKWSRVVCREAARGQGHSISCGIREAVRSKADAAVILLADQPLVGAEQINRLIDCYKEEECLFVAPASQKVPMPPVLFSSACFPLLQALKGDQGARSIIRGELFQQGKIIDFQKPLLFYDVDTPEDYEVLKELRGE